One region of Bacterioplanoides sp. SCSIO 12839 genomic DNA includes:
- a CDS encoding inner membrane protein YpjD → MSGLSLALPAAGFYLFSALRQWLTVAGKQPANRGLVLSAAMVAALLHLGYLGRDILGGQYINFALFEVGSLISWVITLLLLFSSWKKPIDNLLIGLLPMAAIILIFAAFSDQHVPLKDINYGLAWHILLAILAYSVFTIAAVQSVLLYLQDQSLRKHHFRGLVQNLPPLQTMDLLLFEMIWLGMFLLTASFVIGFPSVIDLKAQFLIHKVVFAVIGWLVFATLLFGRYRFGWRGVIASRWTIIGTGFLILSYFGSKFVVEVLLDKG, encoded by the coding sequence ATGTCAGGGTTGTCACTGGCGTTACCCGCCGCCGGTTTTTATCTGTTTAGTGCCTTGCGCCAATGGTTAACGGTAGCCGGTAAACAACCGGCCAACCGCGGCTTAGTACTTTCTGCCGCCATGGTCGCTGCACTGCTGCACCTGGGCTATCTCGGCCGCGATATTCTGGGCGGCCAATATATCAACTTCGCATTATTTGAAGTGGGTTCATTGATCAGCTGGGTCATCACACTACTATTGCTGTTTTCCAGCTGGAAAAAACCCATCGATAATCTGTTGATTGGCCTGTTGCCGATGGCAGCGATAATCCTGATTTTTGCCGCTTTTTCTGATCAGCACGTACCTTTAAAAGACATCAATTATGGCCTGGCCTGGCATATCCTGTTAGCCATTCTGGCTTACAGTGTTTTTACCATTGCTGCGGTGCAATCAGTGCTGCTGTATTTACAGGATCAGAGCCTGAGAAAGCATCATTTCCGTGGGCTGGTGCAGAATCTTCCACCTTTGCAGACTATGGATTTGCTGTTGTTTGAAATGATCTGGCTAGGCATGTTTTTGCTAACTGCCTCGTTTGTGATTGGTTTCCCGAGTGTGATTGATCTAAAAGCGCAATTCCTGATTCACAAAGTGGTGTTTGCAGTGATTGGCTGGCTGGTCTTTGCTACCCTGTTATTTGGGCGTTATCGCTTTGGTTGGCGGGGTGTGATTGCCAGCCGCTGGACCATCATTGGCACCGGCTTTCTGATTTTGTCGTATTTTGGCTCTAAGTTTGTCGTCGAGGTTTTGCTGGACAAGGGCTGA
- the ffh gene encoding signal recognition particle protein → MFESLTDRLGGALKSITGQAKLTEENIKGTMREVRMALLEADVALPVVKEFTNQVKERAIGADVLQSLNPGQAFLKIVHDELQSVMGSSNESLNLAAQPPVVVLMAGLQGAGKTTTVGKLAKYLAEREKKKVMVVSADVYRPAAIKQLETLANEVGALFHPSSVEEKPIAIANAAIDAAKRAQADVLLVDTAGRLAVDDEMMAEIQQLHAAITPTETLFVVDAMTGQDAANTAKAFNDALPLTGVVLTKADGDARGGAALSVRQITGKPIKFMGMGEKTDALEPFHPDRVASRILDMGDILTLIEEAERKIDKSKADKLAKKIQKGKGFDLEDFLDQIQQMKNMGGLTGMLDKLPGMGNLGGMTKQTDAAEKQFKQMESIIFSMTPDERRFPDKINGSRKKRIANGSGTQIQDINRLLKQHKQMQKMMKKVTAKGGMRKMMRAMGSMGGPGGMGGPGGMGGGGMPPGGMPPMMR, encoded by the coding sequence ATGTTTGAGAGTCTTACCGATCGCCTGGGCGGTGCGTTAAAAAGTATCACCGGCCAGGCCAAGTTAACCGAAGAGAACATTAAAGGCACGATGCGCGAAGTGCGTATGGCGCTGTTAGAAGCCGATGTGGCGCTGCCGGTGGTGAAAGAATTCACCAATCAGGTAAAAGAGCGTGCGATTGGTGCTGATGTATTGCAAAGCCTGAATCCGGGCCAGGCGTTTCTGAAGATTGTTCATGATGAACTGCAGAGCGTTATGGGTTCCTCCAATGAGAGCCTGAATCTGGCAGCTCAGCCGCCGGTTGTGGTGCTGATGGCCGGTTTGCAGGGTGCTGGTAAAACCACCACGGTGGGTAAACTGGCCAAATACCTGGCTGAACGCGAAAAGAAAAAAGTGATGGTGGTGTCGGCTGATGTTTACCGTCCGGCGGCGATCAAACAGCTGGAAACGCTAGCCAATGAAGTCGGTGCGTTATTCCACCCGTCTTCTGTTGAAGAAAAGCCGATTGCTATTGCCAACGCTGCTATTGATGCGGCTAAACGTGCTCAGGCAGATGTACTGTTAGTCGATACCGCCGGTCGTTTAGCGGTAGACGATGAAATGATGGCTGAAATTCAGCAGTTGCATGCAGCCATCACACCAACCGAAACCCTGTTCGTGGTCGATGCCATGACAGGTCAGGATGCGGCGAATACCGCCAAAGCCTTTAATGATGCGTTACCACTGACGGGTGTGGTTCTGACCAAAGCTGATGGTGATGCCCGTGGCGGTGCGGCGTTATCGGTACGCCAGATTACCGGCAAACCAATCAAATTTATGGGCATGGGTGAAAAGACCGATGCACTGGAGCCTTTCCACCCGGATCGTGTGGCTTCCCGTATTCTCGATATGGGTGACATTCTTACTCTGATCGAAGAAGCTGAACGTAAGATTGATAAGAGCAAAGCCGATAAGCTGGCGAAGAAGATCCAGAAAGGTAAAGGCTTCGATCTGGAAGACTTCCTGGATCAGATTCAGCAGATGAAAAACATGGGTGGCCTCACCGGTATGCTGGATAAGTTACCGGGTATGGGCAACTTAGGTGGCATGACAAAACAAACCGATGCCGCCGAAAAGCAGTTTAAGCAGATGGAATCCATCATCTTCTCAATGACGCCGGATGAACGTCGATTTCCGGATAAGATCAATGGTTCGCGCAAAAAACGTATTGCCAACGGCTCCGGCACCCAGATTCAGGATATTAACCGTCTGCTGAAGCAACATAAGCAGATGCAGAAGATGATGAAGAAAGTCACAGCCAAAGGTGGTATGCGTAAAATGATGCGTGCCATGGGATCGATGGGCGGCCCTGGAGGCATGGGTGGTCCAGGTGGTATGGGCGGTGGTGGAATGCCACCGGGTGGCATGCCGCCAATGATGCGTTAA
- a CDS encoding HAMP domain-containing sensor histidine kinase codes for MDRATRRLTAAVLIYLVGIIAVAFISYMLERQRYLEDIDARLYAAASNLPTLLPGDFHDIARTADAITPEQDSHNLELLTQHAKTADMTYIYSYVMVDGEIYFTTCNYTEADVKNDQVVTYWTDYPEGAQKYYDAMYATEPVYVTAGDRWGLFRTILLPLKSPGGLPYVAAADMDITVIEQALIDDMLYVFGFSLLLAFIVAPLIWAYHKTHSEMNTELRGLNHQLQDDIHQAKILEKELKQATQIAEDASKVKSQFLSNMSHELRTPINGVLGVNQLLLETDLDEEQREFTELSAHSAQILLDTVNQILDTAAIEANGLVLRPEVIDTQIFFNNLSKMFSAQAAAKKLDVVIYLDESIPQHLEFDAVRLRQVFINLIANALKFTSIGGVSVSVHWRNGELSAEVRDTGIGIPPEAQQSVFEIFHQIDNSHSRQHDGNGLGLSIAQKICELMSGRLCLEHSSPEGSLFSFSVKTPAVSHDTIPRLPLSENSSVLCVTQSVLLKDWFEKEGQGNIQVLASTEILPLSEAKYLLVDQEIPGIDWSDLIHRCQQSSVKLVGLMFAGQHLDKGIEQHVQLMRKPLTRQQLATIIE; via the coding sequence ATGGATAGAGCCACCCGGCGTTTAACCGCTGCCGTTCTTATATATCTTGTAGGCATCATTGCGGTAGCCTTTATCAGCTACATGTTGGAACGCCAGCGTTATTTGGAAGACATTGATGCCCGTCTGTATGCCGCCGCCAGTAACCTGCCAACGTTATTACCGGGCGATTTTCACGATATTGCCCGTACAGCGGATGCAATCACCCCCGAGCAGGATAGTCATAACCTTGAGTTGTTAACTCAGCACGCCAAAACCGCCGATATGACCTACATCTACAGCTATGTGATGGTCGACGGTGAAATCTATTTTACGACCTGTAACTACACCGAAGCGGATGTCAAAAATGATCAGGTCGTCACCTATTGGACAGACTACCCGGAAGGTGCACAAAAATATTATGACGCCATGTATGCGACGGAACCGGTATATGTGACTGCTGGTGACCGTTGGGGCTTGTTCCGTACCATTTTATTACCATTGAAATCACCTGGCGGTTTGCCTTATGTGGCAGCCGCTGATATGGACATTACGGTAATTGAACAGGCGCTAATTGATGACATGTTGTATGTGTTTGGCTTTAGCCTGTTATTGGCCTTTATCGTCGCCCCCTTAATTTGGGCCTATCATAAAACACATTCGGAGATGAACACCGAGCTACGAGGATTAAATCATCAGCTTCAGGATGATATTCATCAGGCAAAAATTCTTGAAAAAGAGCTGAAACAAGCGACTCAAATTGCCGAAGACGCCAGTAAGGTCAAAAGTCAGTTTTTATCGAATATGAGCCACGAGCTGCGTACGCCGATTAATGGTGTTCTTGGCGTGAATCAGCTGCTGCTGGAAACAGATCTGGATGAAGAACAGCGTGAGTTTACCGAGCTATCGGCACATAGCGCTCAGATTCTGTTGGATACGGTGAATCAAATTCTTGATACCGCGGCAATTGAAGCTAACGGTTTGGTGTTACGCCCGGAAGTCATCGATACCCAGATATTTTTTAATAACCTGAGTAAGATGTTCAGTGCTCAGGCGGCGGCCAAAAAATTGGATGTAGTTATTTATTTAGACGAAAGCATTCCTCAGCATCTTGAGTTTGATGCTGTACGCTTGCGTCAGGTCTTTATTAACCTGATTGCCAATGCATTAAAGTTCACTAGTATCGGCGGTGTTTCGGTGAGTGTTCATTGGCGGAATGGCGAGTTGAGTGCAGAAGTTCGTGATACCGGCATTGGTATTCCACCGGAGGCCCAGCAATCTGTTTTTGAAATATTTCATCAGATTGATAACTCCCACTCGCGGCAACATGACGGTAATGGCCTCGGTCTTTCCATTGCTCAGAAAATTTGTGAGTTAATGAGCGGTCGTCTGTGCCTGGAGCATTCCAGCCCGGAAGGGTCTTTATTTTCATTTTCGGTGAAAACACCGGCCGTCAGCCATGACACCATTCCCCGGCTTCCGCTTTCTGAAAACAGTTCTGTGTTGTGTGTGACACAATCGGTTTTATTAAAAGACTGGTTTGAAAAAGAAGGTCAGGGAAATATTCAGGTTCTTGCCTCAACCGAAATACTACCGTTAAGTGAGGCGAAATATCTGTTGGTTGATCAGGAAATACCAGGCATTGATTGGTCAGATCTGATTCATCGTTGCCAGCAGTCATCCGTTAAATTGGTTGGTCTGATGTTTGCGGGTCAGCACCTGGATAAAGGAATAGAACAACATGTGCAGTTGATGCGTAAACCGTTAACCCGGCAGCAGCTGGCCACTATAATTGAATAA
- a CDS encoding HlyC/CorC family transporter: MNDVPLSVLFSILALLIVFSGFFSSSETGMMSLNRYRLRHLVKNKHKGAQRAAKLLEKPDRLIGTILTGNNLVNFAAAALATIISQRLWPDNPDLAVFVNTILFTLVVLIFAELTPKTLAAIAPEKIAFPASRVLAGLQWLLYPFVWLVNTIANGLLKLIRVDVNNPTPDNLSTEELRTVVREAGSMIPQRHQHMLISILDLEKMTVNDIMVPRTEVFGIDLDDDLSTIQQQLRTTQHTRMPVYRGEINEVVGILHTRNISRFLASGEYLKEELEKVIREPYFIPESTPLHTQLFNFQKNQRRMALVVNEYGDVQGICTLEDILEEIVGEFTTDVATTSSPDVHPQEDGSFIIDGTAFVRDVNKALQWALPTDGPKTISGLIVEALEHIPDTQVCLVIDHYRIEILQIKDNTIRTARVTVVPGSEPVVAE; this comes from the coding sequence TTGAACGACGTCCCCTTAAGTGTGCTGTTCAGCATACTGGCACTTCTGATTGTTTTTTCCGGATTTTTCTCCAGCTCTGAAACCGGCATGATGTCGCTCAACCGTTATCGCCTGCGTCACCTGGTGAAAAACAAACACAAAGGCGCACAACGAGCAGCAAAATTGTTGGAAAAACCAGACCGCCTGATTGGTACCATCCTGACGGGTAACAACCTGGTGAACTTTGCAGCGGCCGCGCTGGCCACCATCATCAGTCAACGCTTATGGCCGGATAATCCCGATTTGGCGGTGTTTGTAAACACTATCTTATTCACCTTAGTGGTGCTGATTTTTGCCGAACTAACCCCTAAAACCCTGGCGGCCATCGCGCCAGAGAAAATTGCCTTTCCAGCCTCCAGAGTCCTGGCCGGGTTACAGTGGTTGCTGTACCCGTTTGTGTGGTTAGTGAATACCATCGCCAATGGTTTGTTAAAGCTGATCCGGGTCGATGTGAATAACCCAACGCCGGATAATTTATCCACTGAAGAGTTACGCACCGTAGTGCGAGAAGCAGGCTCTATGATTCCTCAGCGCCACCAGCATATGCTGATCAGTATTCTTGATCTGGAAAAAATGACGGTGAATGACATTATGGTGCCGCGTACCGAAGTGTTTGGTATCGACCTGGATGATGATCTGTCGACCATTCAACAGCAACTGCGCACCACCCAGCACACGCGAATGCCGGTCTATCGCGGTGAGATTAATGAAGTAGTCGGAATTCTTCATACCCGGAATATCAGTCGCTTTCTCGCCTCCGGTGAATATCTGAAAGAGGAACTGGAAAAAGTCATTCGTGAGCCGTATTTCATTCCTGAAAGTACCCCGCTGCATACTCAGCTATTCAACTTCCAGAAAAATCAGCGTCGTATGGCTCTGGTGGTCAATGAATACGGTGATGTTCAGGGCATCTGTACGCTGGAAGACATTCTTGAGGAAATCGTTGGTGAATTCACCACCGACGTGGCTACCACAAGCTCGCCCGATGTACACCCGCAGGAAGACGGCAGCTTTATCATCGATGGCACAGCCTTTGTACGTGACGTCAATAAGGCATTACAGTGGGCATTACCAACGGATGGCCCAAAAACCATCAGCGGTCTGATCGTGGAAGCACTTGAGCACATCCCCGACACTCAAGTTTGCCTGGTGATTGACCATTACCGCATCGAAATTCTGCAAATCAAAGACAACACCATTCGCACCGCCCGCGTTACCGTCGTACCGGGCAGTGAACCCGTCGTAGCCGAATAA